The following proteins are encoded in a genomic region of Coregonus clupeaformis isolate EN_2021a chromosome 14, ASM2061545v1, whole genome shotgun sequence:
- the LOC121580521 gene encoding E3 ubiquitin-protein ligase TRIM47 isoform X1, with product MAQAGLFLDQDQFNCSICLDVLRDPVTIPCGHSYCLVCIKGYWDQDDYMGVYGCPQCRQSFNPRPLLGRNTMLAEVVDKFKKTGLQAAPPPQCHAGPGDVECDVCTGRKNRAVKSCLVCLASYCDTHLLPHYESAAFKKHKLVQASKKLQETICPHHDKLLEVYCRTDQQCICYLCMTAEHKGHDTVLAETEIQQKQSQLGELKRGFQQRIQEREKDVQELRQAISALTRSARSAVEDSERVFTELIRSMELKRFEVRELIRAQEKTAVSQAEGLLAKLEQEMSELRRRDAELEQLSHTEDHIFFLQSCQSLNSSPVIGGLPSVTFDPNFTFNMVMSSVADFRGLLEEVCQGSFISIYEKVREVSIVESPEPPSCFQTDPTQPTALVAPPPATAAVEQSSSGGGLNPFLSPGAAVPTFGGFAFSPFGSPRVMLSNSSVVSGSKLSSNGSRQRMMQRKSHPRRKL from the exons ATGGCTCAAGCTGGACTCTTCCTCGACCAAGACCAATTTAACTGTTCGATATGTCTGGATGTGCTGAGGGATCCTGTGACCATCCCGTGCGGACACAGCTACTGTTTGGTCTGTATTAAAGGCTactgggaccaggacgactataTGGGTGTTTACGGTTGTCCGCAGTGCCGCCAGAGCTTCAACCCGAGGCCTCTACTCGGCAGAAACACCATGCTAGCCGAGGTGGTGGACAAGTTCAAGAAGACTGGACTCCAAGCTGCTCCCCCGCCACAGTGCCACGCAGGACCGGGGGACGTGGAATGTGACGTGTGCACCGGGAGGAAGAACCGAGCCGTCaagtcctgtctggtgtgtctggcctcctACTGCGACACACACCTCCTGCCTCACTACGAATCAGCTGCTTTTAAGAAACACAAGCTGGTCCAGGCCTCCAAGAAACTACAGGAGACGATCTGTCCCCACCACGACAAGCTGCTTGAGGTGTATTGTCGGACCGACCAGCAGTGTATATGCTACCTGTGCATGACGGCGGAGCATAAGGGTCATGACACAGTCCTGGCGGAGACTGAGATCCAGCAAAAACAG AGCCAGCTGGGGGAGCTGAAGAGGGGGTTTCAGCAGAGGAtccaggagagggagaaggacgtGCAGGAACTGAGACAGGCCATCAGCGCTCTCACT CGCTCAGCGCGGTCGGCCGTGGAGGACAGTGAGAGGGTGTTTACAGAGCTGATCCGCTCCATGGAGCTGAAGAGGTTCGAGGTGagggagctgatcagagcccaggAGAAGACTGCTGTCAGCCAAGCCGAAGGACTGCTGGCCAAACTGGAGCAGGAGATGTCTGAGCTGAGGAGGAGAGAcgctgagctggagcagctgtCACACACTGAGGACCACATCTTCTTCCTCCAG AGCTGTCAGTCTCTGAACTCCTCTCCTGTGATTGGAGGCCTGCCATCCGTGACCTTCGACCCCAACTTCACCTTTAACATGGTGATGTCATCAGTAGCTGACTTCAGAGGGCTCCTGGAGGAGGTGTGTCAGGGGAGCTTCATCAGCATCTACGAGAAAG TGAGAGAGGTGTCTATAGTAGAGTCTCCAGAAccccccagctgcttccagacTGATCCAACACAACCAACAGCAT TGGTGGCTCCTCCCCCAGCTACGGCTGCAGTAGAGCAGAGCTCGAGCGGGGGGGGTCTCAACCCCTTCCTCAGCCCCGGAGCTGCAGTCCCCACATTCGGGGGCTTCGCGTTCTCACCCTTCG GTTCTCCGAGAGTTATGCTGAGTAACTCTTCTGTCGTCTCAGGATCCAAGCTCTCCTCCAACGGCTCCAGACAGAGGATGATGCAGCGCAAGTCACACCCACGCAGGAAGCTGTAA
- the LOC121580521 gene encoding E3 ubiquitin-protein ligase TRIM47 isoform X2 has translation MAQAGLFLDQDQFNCSICLDVLRDPVTIPCGHSYCLVCIKGYWDQDDYMGVYGCPQCRQSFNPRPLLGRNTMLAEVVDKFKKTGLQAAPPPQCHAGPGDVECDVCTGRKNRAVKSCLVCLASYCDTHLLPHYESAAFKKHKLVQASKKLQETICPHHDKLLEVYCRTDQQCICYLCMTAEHKGHDTVLAETEIQQKQSQLGELKRGFQQRIQEREKDVQELRQAISALTRSARSAVEDSERVFTELIRSMELKRFEVRELIRAQEKTAVSQAEGLLAKLEQEMSELRRRDAELEQLSHTEDHIFFLQSCQSLNSSPVIGGLPSVTFDPNFTFNMVMSSVADFRGLLEEVCQGSFISIYEKVREVSIVESPEPPSCFQTDPTQPTALVAPPPATAAVEQSSSGGGLNPFLSPGAAVPTFGGFAFSPFGSKLSSNGSRQRMMQRKSHPRRKL, from the exons ATGGCTCAAGCTGGACTCTTCCTCGACCAAGACCAATTTAACTGTTCGATATGTCTGGATGTGCTGAGGGATCCTGTGACCATCCCGTGCGGACACAGCTACTGTTTGGTCTGTATTAAAGGCTactgggaccaggacgactataTGGGTGTTTACGGTTGTCCGCAGTGCCGCCAGAGCTTCAACCCGAGGCCTCTACTCGGCAGAAACACCATGCTAGCCGAGGTGGTGGACAAGTTCAAGAAGACTGGACTCCAAGCTGCTCCCCCGCCACAGTGCCACGCAGGACCGGGGGACGTGGAATGTGACGTGTGCACCGGGAGGAAGAACCGAGCCGTCaagtcctgtctggtgtgtctggcctcctACTGCGACACACACCTCCTGCCTCACTACGAATCAGCTGCTTTTAAGAAACACAAGCTGGTCCAGGCCTCCAAGAAACTACAGGAGACGATCTGTCCCCACCACGACAAGCTGCTTGAGGTGTATTGTCGGACCGACCAGCAGTGTATATGCTACCTGTGCATGACGGCGGAGCATAAGGGTCATGACACAGTCCTGGCGGAGACTGAGATCCAGCAAAAACAG AGCCAGCTGGGGGAGCTGAAGAGGGGGTTTCAGCAGAGGAtccaggagagggagaaggacgtGCAGGAACTGAGACAGGCCATCAGCGCTCTCACT CGCTCAGCGCGGTCGGCCGTGGAGGACAGTGAGAGGGTGTTTACAGAGCTGATCCGCTCCATGGAGCTGAAGAGGTTCGAGGTGagggagctgatcagagcccaggAGAAGACTGCTGTCAGCCAAGCCGAAGGACTGCTGGCCAAACTGGAGCAGGAGATGTCTGAGCTGAGGAGGAGAGAcgctgagctggagcagctgtCACACACTGAGGACCACATCTTCTTCCTCCAG AGCTGTCAGTCTCTGAACTCCTCTCCTGTGATTGGAGGCCTGCCATCCGTGACCTTCGACCCCAACTTCACCTTTAACATGGTGATGTCATCAGTAGCTGACTTCAGAGGGCTCCTGGAGGAGGTGTGTCAGGGGAGCTTCATCAGCATCTACGAGAAAG TGAGAGAGGTGTCTATAGTAGAGTCTCCAGAAccccccagctgcttccagacTGATCCAACACAACCAACAGCAT TGGTGGCTCCTCCCCCAGCTACGGCTGCAGTAGAGCAGAGCTCGAGCGGGGGGGGTCTCAACCCCTTCCTCAGCCCCGGAGCTGCAGTCCCCACATTCGGGGGCTTCGCGTTCTCACCCTTCG GATCCAAGCTCTCCTCCAACGGCTCCAGACAGAGGATGATGCAGCGCAAGTCACACCCACGCAGGAAGCTGTAA